The DNA window GATTACACAAATTCAGATATTAAAAAACACAAACTGAAAAAGAATTGGGGAACATTGAAACTCGAGCTAAAACCTACCGATGACATCCTGACACTGATCGGCAAAGATAAGGGAAATAAGAAAATTATAGGTTTTAGTCTGGAAACCGAAAATATGATCAAGAATTCAAAGGCCAAGCTGAAGAATAAGAACCTCGACCTTATCATCGCCAACAATCCCACTGAAGAGGGTGCGGGATTCGGATATGATACAAATAAAGTCTCGATGATAAACTCTGCCGGCGAAGTGGAAAATTTTGATTTAATGAGCAAGAAAAAGCTATCACGTATAATCGTTGATAAGTTATCGAATATGATGAACGGAAATTAATCGTTTGTCGCCTCCATTAAATAGCAAAGCAGCTCGATATTTTGAACAGCAGAAGGAATTGTATGGTTCGGAAATCCTGCTTGACGAAAAACTCAGACCGAATCGAAATGCCGATAAAAACGGTGATTCAGCGAAACTTCTTGAAGCATATTATAATGAAATTAAAGATTGCCAGCTCTGCTCACTTGGAAGCACTCGCACTAAATTTGTATTCGGAGTCGGTAATCCGAACGCCGACCTGCTGCTTATCGGCGAAGCGCCGGGACAAAATGAAGATCTTCAGGGAGAGCCGTTTGTAGGACGAGCAGGGCAATTACTCGACAAGATACTTCATTCGATAGGGCTTTCGAGAGAAGAAGTCTATATTGCAAATGTTTTGAAATGCAGACCTCCCAATAACAGGGACCCATTAAAAACTGAATCTGAAACCTGTAAGCCTTATCTTAAGAAACAAATAGAGATCATCAAACCAAAATTGATTCTTGCTCTCGGGCGGATATCGGGTGTTTGGCTCATCGGCGAGGAAATGTCGCTTGGTGATATGAGAGGTAAAACTTTCTTTTTCGGTGACAGCGAGATGATGGTCACATACCATCCGGCAGCCTTATTGAGGAATCCGAATTGGAAGAGACCATGTTGGGAAGATATGCAAAAGGTAAGGGATCGGTTAAAAGAATTGACAGCTAATTCGAGTATGGCATAAATGGCTAAATCAAAGGGTTCACAGGAAAAAGTACCTCCATATTCGAGGGAAGCGGAAGAATCTGTCCTCGGCGCAATGATGCTGAGCAAAGAAGCGACATTTAAAGCATTCGAGCGGATTTGGGATACAAACGTATTTTATTTTGCCGAGCACAGATTCATCTATACCGCGATGAATGAGCTTTTTAATGATTCTCAGCCCATAGATCAGATTACTGTATCCGATAAGCTGAAACAAAAGGGTCAGCTCGAAAAAGTGGGTGGAAGTTTTTATGTGACCGGATTATTGGAAAGTACCCCCTTAGCTTCAAATATTGATAAATACATTGATATAATTATCGAGAAGGTGCTGCTCCGAAATTTGATTTCCCTGGGAGGCAGAATGACCTCTGACGGATATGACGCTTCCACGGGAGTAAATGAGTTGATTGAATCTTACGAGCAAAAGATATTTCAGCTTACCGAAGGGAGATGGAACAGCTCATTCAGACCTATTGAGCCTATTATCCATGACACAATGGAATACATTGATAAAATCAGCCAGACTAAAGGATATGTCACGGGTATTCCAAGCGGCTATACGGAACTCGATAAGAAAACGGCAGGGTTTCAGGATTCTAATCTCATTATTATTGCAGCGCGTCCATCCGTTGGTAAAACGGCCTTGGCTCTTTCAATGGCAAAAAATATGGCTCTCACAAGCAATACTTCCGTAGGGTTTTTTAGTTTAGAAATGTCAGCTCATGAACTTGCGCTCCGATTATTATGTATGGAAGCGAAGGTGAGTTCACTCGATGTCAAGATGAAAAAATCTTCAAATCAGGATCGTTCCCGTTTAGTAAATGCCAGTAACAAGTTATTTAAAGCTCCTATATTTATTGATGATACAGCCGGTCTAACTGTCTTGGAATTAAGGGCAAAAGCCAGAAGACTTAAAGCAGAATATGATATAGGTATATTGTTTATTGATTACCTTCAATTGATGACCGGGCCGGCAAATACAGAAAACAGACAACAGGAGATTTCAACTATATCTCGTTCCCTTAAAGCTACATCGAAGGAACTCAACATTCCGATAATAGCTCTCTCTCAACTTTCTCGCGCACCCGAGCAGAGAGGTACGAAGGACAGACGTCCGCAGCTTTCTGATCTAAGAGAAAGCGGCGCACTTGAACAAGATGCC is part of the Candidatus Neomarinimicrobiota bacterium genome and encodes:
- a CDS encoding uracil-DNA glycosylase, producing MSPPLNSKAARYFEQQKELYGSEILLDEKLRPNRNADKNGDSAKLLEAYYNEIKDCQLCSLGSTRTKFVFGVGNPNADLLLIGEAPGQNEDLQGEPFVGRAGQLLDKILHSIGLSREEVYIANVLKCRPPNNRDPLKTESETCKPYLKKQIEIIKPKLILALGRISGVWLIGEEMSLGDMRGKTFFFGDSEMMVTYHPAALLRNPNWKRPCWEDMQKVRDRLKELTANSSMA
- the dnaB gene encoding replicative DNA helicase encodes the protein MAKSKGSQEKVPPYSREAEESVLGAMMLSKEATFKAFERIWDTNVFYFAEHRFIYTAMNELFNDSQPIDQITVSDKLKQKGQLEKVGGSFYVTGLLESTPLASNIDKYIDIIIEKVLLRNLISLGGRMTSDGYDASTGVNELIESYEQKIFQLTEGRWNSSFRPIEPIIHDTMEYIDKISQTKGYVTGIPSGYTELDKKTAGFQDSNLIIIAARPSVGKTALALSMAKNMALTSNTSVGFFSLEMSAHELALRLLCMEAKVSSLDVKMKKSSNQDRSRLVNASNKLFKAPIFIDDTAGLTVLELRAKARRLKAEYDIGILFIDYLQLMTGPANTENRQQEISTISRSLKATSKELNIPIIALSQLSRAPEQRGTKDRRPQLSDLRESGALEQDADLVLFIYREGMYDRYEEGYQQPDEDEAEIIIGKQRNGPTGTVRLTFLSNYARFENKVFEYDTPPF